A DNA window from Melanotaenia boesemani isolate fMelBoe1 chromosome 6, fMelBoe1.pri, whole genome shotgun sequence contains the following coding sequences:
- the prune gene encoding exopolyphosphatase PRUNE1, which translates to MEEFLSGCRQAVKGNVDRQGPGFHVVLGNEACDLDSMVSALAFAYFLFKTTHSEMLVLPLLNIRQSELVLRSDNVFLLRQAGLSPDLLVFRDQLDLRALWRAGRLRLTLVDHNVLPSSDSDLEGAVVEVIDHHLLERQPSPSCPVTVEMVGSCATLVTERIIHKAPQILDQQLAQMLYASVVLDCVNMAPAAGKMTPKDSQYAAALETRFPALPPRGALFQALQNAKFDVSGLNTEQMLLKDMKAVSGSLNLAISVLYITLENFLQKEDLEAELSAFCQKFGFDLLLLMTIFFSDSKEPIRELAAFSHSSTCRDQVCQYLEKFRNPSLNLCPISSPHPHISAYRQGNTLASRKKLLPIVRDFLREQDGIGGPGDLEDESVVPPTPMNSLVEGCPLDEGFPQISAQDLEDKFSKMNASDPRLTSDPD; encoded by the exons GGGAATGTGGATCGACAGGGTCCAGGATTTCATGTTGTCCTTGGTAACGAGGCCTGTGATCTGGACTCCATGGTGTCCGCTCTGGCCTTCGCCTACTTCCTGTTCAAG acGACACACAGCGAGATGCTCGTTCTACCGCTGCTCAACATCCGTCAGTCAGAACTGGTCCTGCGTTCGGACAACGTCTTCCTGCTGCGTCAGGCCGGCTTGTCTCCAGACCTGCTGGTGTTCAGGGACCAGCTGGACCTCCGAGCGCTGTGGCGAGCCGGCCGCCTGCGGTTGACTCTGGTCGACCACAACGTCCTGCCCAG TTCAGACAGTGACCTGGAGGGGGCGGTGGTGGAGGTGATCGACCATCACCTGCTGGAGAGGCAACCCTCCCCTTCATGTCCTGTTACAGTGGAGATGGTGGGATCCTGCGCTACCTTGGTCACTGAACGCATCATCCATAAAGCTCCACAGATCCTGGACCAGCAGCTGGCTCAGATGCTCTATG ccagCGTGGTCCTGGACTGTGTCAACATGGCTCCTGCTGCAGGGAAAATGACTCCTAAAGACAGCCAGTACGCCGCGGCGCTGGAGACACGGTTCCCCGCTCTGCCACCGAGGGGCGCTCTGTTCCAGGCGCTGCAGAATGCCAAGTTTGACGTCTCAG GTCTGAACACGGAACAGATGCTGTTGAAGGACATGAAAGCTGTTTCAGGAAGTCTGAATCTGGCTATTTCTGTTCTCTACATCACTCTGGAG aactTCCTGCAGAAGGAGGACTTGGAGGCGGAGCTTTCAGCTTTCTGTCAGAAGTTTGGATTTGatttgctgctgctgatgaccATCTTCTTCAGTGACAGCAaagagccaatcagagagctggCTGCGTTCAGCcacagctccacctgcagaGACCAG GTGTGTCAATACCTGGAGAAGTTTCGTAACCCTTCCCTCAACCTCTGTCCAATCAGCAGCCCCCATCCTCACATTTCTGCCTATCGCCAAG GAAACACGTTGGCATCTCGGAAGAAGCTCCTCCCTATCGTTCGGGACTTCCTCAGAGAGCAGGATGGAATCGGTGGTCCAGGAGACCTGGAGGATGAGTCTGTGGTTCCTCCCACCCCCATGAACAGTCTGGTGGAGGGATGTCCCCTAGATGAAGGCTTCCCTCAGATCAGCGCTCAGGACCTGGAGGACAAGTTTAGCAAGATGAATGCCTCTGACCCCAGACTGACCTCTGACCCCgactga